A stretch of Polypterus senegalus isolate Bchr_013 chromosome 3, ASM1683550v1, whole genome shotgun sequence DNA encodes these proteins:
- the LOC120526589 gene encoding tigger transposable element-derived protein 1-like, translated as MNEKERLLILWLADQHQRHIPVSLMLIQEKAKRLFQAIKSKKGEGSESEEFVASRGWFMHFKACANLHNVKVQGEAASGDEKAASTFPNKLTELIKEEGCCAEQVFNVDETGLFWKRMPYRTYIAREEKTALGHKAGKERLTLLFGGNAAGDFKLKPLLVYQAENPRALKGIWKGQLPVVWRSNKKAWVTLQIFEEWFSSHFVPAVKDYCVSKGLPFKVLLVLDHAPGHPAHLSDFNHNVKVVYLPPNTTALLQPMDQDVIASFKAYYLWRTFAMAFNATEKNENLTLKDFWNSYNIYNAVQNIAFAWDEEKRTNLNGVWKKLCPQFVYDFHGFEESVEAVTEKVVALGKQLNLDVEPKNVTELLASHGEELSAEDLIQLEKQLIEEEEIETPEIYHQGFGRFFYDRGWVGKISG; from the coding sequence ATGAATGAGAAGGAAAGATTGCTAATTTTGTGGCTGGCAGACCAGCATCAGCGGCATATACCAGTAAGTCTAATGTTGATTCAGGAGAAGGCTAAACGATTGTTTCAggcaattaaaagtaaaaaggggGAAGGGAGTGAAAGTGAAGAGTTTGTGGCTAGCCGGGGTTGGTTCATGCATTTCAAAGCTTGTGCCAACTTGCATAACGTTAAGGTACAGGGTGAAGCTGCTAGTGGGGATGAAAAAGCAGCAAGCACATTTCCTAATAAGTTGACTGAATTAATTAAAGAGGAAGGTTGCTGTGCTGAACAAGTGTTTAATGTTGATGAGACAGGCCTTTTTTGGAAGCGTATGCCTTACAGGACCTATATCGCCAGGGAGGAGAAGACAGCACTAGGCCATAAAGCTGGCAAGGAGAGACTGACTTTGCTTTTTGGAGGGAATGCTGCAGGTGACTTCAAACTCAAGCCTCTGTTGGTGTACCAGGCAGAGAATCCAAGGGCACTAAAGGGCATTTGGAAGGGTCAACTGCCTGTTGTCTGGAGGTCTAACAAGAAGGCATGGGTGACACTTCAGATTTTTGAGGAGTGGTTTTCCAGTCATTTTGTGCCAGCAGTGAAGGACTACTGTGTTAGCAAGGGACTACCGTTTAAGGTGTTGCTAGTGCTGGACCATGCCCCAGGTCACCCCGCCCACTTGAGTGACTTTAACCATAATGTCAAGGTGGTTTACCTTCCACCTAATACCACTGCACTTTTACAGCCCATGGACCAAGATGTCATTGCCTCTTTCAAGGCCTACTATCTCTGGAGGACATTTGCTATGGCCTTTAATGCAACTGAGAAGAACGAGAACCTGACACTCAAAGACTTTTGGAATTCTTATAACATTTACAATGCTGTACAAAACATTGCTTTTGCCTGGGATGAAGAGAAGCGAACAAACTTAAATGGTGTGTGGAAAAAACTGTGCCCCCAGTTTGTGTATGACTTCCATGGCTTTGAGGAGTCAGTGGAGGCTGTAACAGAGAAGGTTGTTGCCTTGGGTAAACAGCTTAATTTGGATGTGGAGCCTAAGAATGTCACAGAGCTACTGGCATCACATGGAGAGGAGCTGTCTGCTGAGGACCTCATTCAGCTAGAGAAGCAACTGATTGAAGAGGAAGAGATAGAAACCCCAGAGATTTACCATCAAGGGTTTGGCAGGTTTTTCTATGATAGAGGATGGGTTGGCAAAATTTCAGGCTGA